The window CAGCTTGTTTTCCTAAGATGCGAAATTCCATTTCTGTCCTCTCCCTCCCTCCCGGATTATAGGCCGCCATCAGCACATTGTACAACTCTTCCACTGCAGTTGCCCCGCTCCTCGGGATCTCCGAAAGGACATGTTCGACAATTATCACTTTCCCATTTTCGGCAACAGATTCTTTGCAATTTCTCAGAATTTTCACACACTCTATGTCTCCCCAATCAGTGGCAGGCGCAGAAATACACGTGAGTAGGGGctaaattctcaaattttaccttgaaaataaatttgtaggtAACTTAGATTATTAATAGGGGCTTTTACATAATAATGTGTAtagaatatgaataaattttagaactttgtagtagaaaataattaaaaaaatgaattcattaGGGGCTAAAGCCCCTCCCCCATTAAGTGTAGGTCCGCCGGTGGTGATAACTAGTCATAGCCACCtctacaattaaaataatctcataatttaattctgagtacatctcatgattattttgtctaacaatttgattttgatttatgataGAAGAGAATATATTAGACCTTACACATGGGTGCAACAAGAATGGCACCATCCCAAAAGGCAGGCATTTTTCTATGCAAGCATAGGACCATCGCCCCTCCCATTGATTCCCCCATTAATATCCTCAGCTTATTCCTATTCACTTTCCTCTCTGCATAAACATTATTTGAATCATCACAACCAATGgttgaattttgaataaatcaaACTAATTCGACGACAATTGacagtactactataataacAAGTCAGAAAATCTGACCGGATATATTGGTGAAGTGATCGGAGAGATCGTGGACGAGATCATCGAAGCTGGTGATGGGTCCGAGCAGGCCGGACGATTTCCCATGGCCTTCGCAGTCGATCCCGTGCACTTCATAGCCCGCCTTCACTAGTCGAGCGGCACAGCCTGTTccaatcaatcaattaatcCATCAATGAAACAATCCGATAGAAATATGTAGGTTCATCTTAAAACCAGTTAGTCGTACTTATAtagtgattttaatttttttttctattaacacttatatgtcaatttttaatttcaactgTCAACACAAACAAAGAAATTCGATTGAATATTCGATTTCAGTTACCTCTCATGGAGATGCTACACTCCATGCCGTAGCCATGGCAGAGGAAAATCAGAGCTTTTGCCTCTGTATCTGTGGGTCCCCATTGGCAGCTGAAAAGCTTCACTCCACGTGGACTCACTATGAATTTctgtatcaaaatttattcatataatttcagtTTGCCGatcgagttttaaaaaaattcgcGTGTTTAGTAGGTTTAATtaaagagggaacatcttttttagtcttttttagtccacgaactttgttaaagtatcattttaggtccgtgaactttgaaaatatcattttaggtccgtcaactatgagttaatatcatttgaaatacttttttactatttccaagtttttctggATGAAAATACCCTTAATACCTTGAAGggtattttaataaactttatcaaatactcatattttttataaatatttttactatatagtttcgatgaattttataaatactatgatttaatcttcaatattatcacttttGTGACATACAAGTAAAGttccttcttcaactttttataattagaaaatttaaaaatatttttaagatttgGATACTCGTAAAAATTAGTGTCACAGTCAAAATGATActtgaatattgatatattgatattatttttaaataatatatcaacGCTCAAGTATCGTCTATTGACCGTGACCTTGATATTTTACGAGTATCCATAcgtcaaaaatattttaaaattctttaattataaaatgtcgAAGAaacttttcttgcatgtcacaaaattaagtgataatattgaaggccaaattatatttagaaaattcgtcgaaaaatatgaatatgtgataagttaattaaaaatatgtaccattcaaggtattgagggtattttcgtccataaaatcttagaaatagtaaaaaagtacttggAATGATATTAGCTCATAGTTGAcagacctcaaatgatattatcaaagtttacggacctaaaataatactccctccgttccatagtaatggaggcaaaacttttcggcacggagattaagaaaaattgtgctaggtgagttaagtaaagagaaaataaagtggaaaatgaaaaaggtagagagatgaagagagaaaaaagtaagagagagtaaagtaggtgtggaaaaatgtgttgacttttactaaaaaaggaaatgactttattactatggaacgggcggaaatggaaaaacgccctTATTACCatgaaacggagggaatactttgacaaaattcgtggactaaaaaagatgttccatcttaattaaattacctCTTCGTATTTGGATGAATATTTATGCAGCGGAAACGATGCGTCTAAATCGACGACTAACTCTATCTGTCCTGTTAGTTTTGACTACTAGGTACATatcctttttaattaataatccaactctttttatttatagagtattaattatataagttCCTAGGTACATGTCTCGTCTTATTTTAATGTGATgtttacaattaaatttttgaaaaatatgtatatatcatAACAGAATTTTAGGTTCCATCATTtggatatatatttattaaatataggAATTCATTAATGGTTTCCGCTATTTACTCACTTTCCTTTCTGGAAAAATAGTTCAAGATTTCTCAGCGCGTtacattgttttttaattggcatttttaaaaagaaagaataaaatgtttgcatttaaaaaaattcaatcacaAGCTACACAAAGTATCTTATTTCAGTAGTGTGAATCGTACTGTGCATATATTATtagccgatgcgctggccaccattgtggcggcccgatcagTCAGCgccgaattttgtttttttattttttttatttttaaaacctatataaacacgattttcgtttcattttcatttgcaccacttgttttaacgagatttctctctctctaactttctgtacaagagcatcatcgagcgatggatcacaacaacgagtccatCCAATTGACGAGTGGATCTCAGACTCCCACGGTGACTCGCTGGATCCGGATGGGGCCGATGGGCGGGCGAGATGGGCTCGAAGGTTTTAACGTCCCTTGGGGGCGcttgatggggatgatggtcGGTGCGCCGGGGGTGCGGGGGGGAACCAGGAGGGTATGCCGGGGTATGCCGTGGGGGATGCCGGGCGGGGGGCGGGGAGCGGCGGGGCGGCGCCGCCGGGATGGGGAAGTATGCCCCAGATGCAGCAGCAGATGCCGGCAGCagatgatgtggcagtggaGGGATGCAGGGGGATGCAGCACggtatgcatcccgggatgcgaGGAGGGGATGCAAGTGGGTCACCGGGGGGGACACGGTCTATCGTCCCTCTCTTGGATTTTTTGatggcttcgtctcacacgtcgaccccaATGGAGACGCAGTTCATCTGGCTATGACCTTTTGTCATCGCATGacatggggatcgatctcggcgATCCGGACCCTCCCGCTCCAGGCGGGACGGGCCGcggtgaagaagaagacgagggggaaggccaaggcggtcggcgagtcgtcgcagcccgttgttgacgacaccccggccggaggaagtggacggaggatgattacgccggggtggccagggggtggttggaggtgtgcgatgatccgctggttgcgaacaaccagcgggtcgtcaacatgtgggcgaagattagAGCTGCCTACAGGAGGCATtgcccgcacgggaaggacttcagCGGGAGGAGGTCCgggaaggggtgggagcgcaTCGTGGCCGCAGCCGGCCGCCGCTGGcgttgtacgccaacgccctccgtcaGCTCACTAGTGGGGGCGTAATGAGGAGGACGTCCGGAGGATAGCCGAGAGTCAGTTCCCCTTGGCGGGGACGTACAAGGAGTTCCACTTCGGGAGTGCTTTTTGTTGGGCcggaaggactccgagaagttccgtACGGGGTGCGACGccgggtggccgaagaagcgaGGCCGAACTATACCGGTGACTACACAAGCAGCAagcagcggcggatcccacgacctcccccggatgccgaggagtttccatcccctccttcatttgctggtcgccctcgcccggttggacagaagcgggcgcaacgggctgCGAGGGAcggatcccccctatcgccccgcgaGGTCCGGTCCTCCGCCATCCCACCCGCCCCACTCaagtacactctccattcgcgtaaccaaacgcgggcttagatgtacaaggtcttccaagattggaggaccaccactgaccccacggagaagatgtttcttcactcgatgctcgagagcatgcgggttgatttggatgtcgcgagggcacggctagggggttccgacgtgggcacggataccacgggtggcggggcggcggcggcgacggcgatgaggagtagagagtggcggggctcgtgtgtggaagcccttttattttaaaaaaaaatcatttattttttttaaatctttgtactttttttgaatggaatggattaattttcccgtatatgtgtcgtaaatttaattccgtaatttaatcgtaattttaattccgtaaatgtagtatattttgaattatttttaggctggcctatggctagcctatggctggcctaaatctgatgtggcaggtggatttttagtgttgctaacgtggcagggagagagaatggctagcctattgctggcctatttagcattggagatgctcttactaTAGAAAAGTTTTATGTCGTAGAGGTCCAGATTCAAGCACGCTTACAAGGACGTAAATGGTGATGTGGTGTAAAAGCTTACACGGAGGAAGGAGCGGTGGAGCGGGCGTTGTCGTGGGGCCGCcgatttgagagagaagaagagagagcaGTGGACGGCGGCGGGCGTGAAGCTCGCGGACTAGCTGGCGAGGTACGGTGGTGGAGCGGCTGGGCGGGCGTTGTCGTGGCGCCGCcgatttgagagagaagaaaagagaGCAGTGGGTGGCGGCGGGCGGCGGTTCTAGGTCAGCACGGCGGTGGTTGAGGCGGCGCCGATTAGGGAGAGAAACAAAGTGatagagaggagagagaaagatataggttcaatttcaacatttactttattagactatgattatgtatttttaaaatgaaattcttctaaataaataactagatttatatattaatatattaaatatttttacaaccctttattatattaaaactattttacaattatatttaaaatgtatatttaatatttaagatatataatttgtaaatatatctacatttaaatttagtataaaatagttagaactaaattgattttaatttattttatcataaataattctaatatttatttaaattttggccATACATCATAAGTATGCTAAGTCATAAAAACCAATAGTGTTGAATATTAGTTTGGtacttaatactccctccgtcccacgttacttgagtcacttctttttcgcactcgttttaaaaaaataatattaaatagttaaagtggagaaaaaataaagtaaatgtgaGAATACTATAGTTAAGATTCTTCTCTGCATTATTCTCTTtgttacttttctttctctccactttaactatttattattattttttcaaaacaaatgcaaaaaagaaatgactcaagtaacgtgggacagagggagggagtataatatttgttgtaattttttttttctattgagATGTTTAGTTTTTTCTTATGGATTGTTATTAAGAGagcattataaaattttgctataattttatttagaggaaataaaaaataaattcccTAAACTTGCACAGCacaa is drawn from Salvia hispanica cultivar TCC Black 2014 chromosome 6, UniMelb_Shisp_WGS_1.0, whole genome shotgun sequence and contains these coding sequences:
- the LOC125193637 gene encoding caffeoylshikimate esterase-like: MVASASANNICTKFIVSPRGVKLFSCQWGPTDTEAKALIFLCHGYGMECSISMRGCAARLVKAGYEVHGIDCEGHGKSSGLLGPITSFDDLVHDLSDHFTNISERKVNRNKLRILMGESMGGAMVLCLHRKMPAFWDGAILVAPMCKIAKEIVEKQSAW